A single genomic interval of Stieleria maiorica harbors:
- a CDS encoding primase-helicase zinc-binding domain-containing protein, which produces MPYYDLNELRRAAMGRWGEILISAGIPAAVLDGRNHPCPKCGGRDRFAAFGDLQQRGAVHCRRCFTRGCAIRPGDGIATLRWWLGCSFAESLAFLADVVGVRPAVGSPRNRPAATPSSGSASSSCSAAAVPIDQSAEAIDKHTAFARDAYHRIDAATRRRLAEQLTVSQHALQRLRVGVTADGNGSTWPMRNEHEQVIGVRISGLPWTQKRNCKWSRRGSQSGIFIARPTTGPGSTRGIPETLYVTEGASDTAAAITLGWWAIGRASCSASTFFVDRYIHRHQPQRLAIVADNDEAGRSGAKRLAKSLCQTLPRSLSHVDVIAPPAPANDLRVWAAMSPINLADATTIATIRSKTQKTFQF; this is translated from the coding sequence ATGCCGTATTACGACCTCAACGAACTTCGCCGAGCTGCGATGGGGCGGTGGGGCGAGATTTTGATTTCCGCGGGCATCCCGGCAGCAGTCTTGGATGGTCGGAACCATCCCTGTCCCAAGTGTGGCGGGCGTGATCGATTCGCGGCATTTGGGGATCTGCAACAGCGTGGGGCGGTCCATTGCCGCCGTTGTTTTACCCGCGGCTGTGCGATCCGCCCGGGGGATGGGATCGCCACGCTGCGCTGGTGGCTGGGGTGTTCGTTTGCCGAATCGCTGGCTTTCCTGGCCGATGTGGTGGGCGTCCGGCCGGCCGTCGGCAGCCCCCGCAACCGACCGGCTGCGACTCCATCGTCCGGGTCAGCTTCATCGTCCTGCTCGGCGGCTGCGGTCCCCATCGACCAGTCTGCCGAAGCGATTGACAAGCACACCGCCTTCGCACGCGACGCCTATCACCGCATCGATGCTGCCACGCGTCGCCGGCTGGCCGAACAACTGACGGTCTCTCAGCACGCCTTACAGAGGCTCCGGGTCGGTGTGACCGCTGATGGCAACGGTTCCACATGGCCGATGCGAAATGAACACGAGCAAGTGATCGGCGTTCGCATCAGCGGTTTACCGTGGACGCAAAAACGAAACTGCAAATGGTCCCGCCGCGGCAGCCAAAGCGGGATCTTTATCGCCCGCCCAACCACCGGACCCGGCAGCACGAGAGGAATTCCGGAGACGCTGTATGTCACCGAAGGCGCCTCGGACACCGCAGCTGCGATCACGTTGGGCTGGTGGGCAATCGGAAGGGCCAGTTGCAGCGCGTCGACCTTTTTCGTCGACCGCTACATCCACCGACACCAGCCTCAACGACTTGCGATCGTCGCCGACAATGATGAAGCCGGACGAAGCGGGGCCAAGCGATTGGCCAAGTCACTGTGCCAAACCCTGCCACGGTCCTTGAGCCACGTCGACGTGATCGCTCCACCCGCACCGGCAAACGATCTCCGCGTCTGGGCGGCGATGTCTCCGATCAATCTGGCCGACGCCACAACGATCGCCACGATCCGATCGAAGACGCAGAAGACGTTTCAGTTTTGA